Genomic segment of Candoia aspera isolate rCanAsp1 chromosome 2, rCanAsp1.hap2, whole genome shotgun sequence:
GATTGATGTGACCATACAGATGCTACCATTGTTGAGACGAGCCAAGGGACGTATTGTCAACGTTTCCAGTGTAATGGGTCGATTGAGTTTCTTTGGCGGAGGCTACTGTCCTTCAAAATTTGGGGTGGAAGCTTTCTCTGACAGTCTCAGGTAATTGATGTTTTCTGTAGTAGTATTGGCAAAAATTCATTTTCCCCCAGGAGATGTTTCTGAGACAGCGGGGCaaatttttgcataaaacagcatTCCAGAATATGAAAAGCCAGTGTCACCGTATAATTACAGTGTTAGTTTAGTGTTGCAGGATACAGCCAGTAGCCCTTGTGTAATTGCAGACTGATCAATTTTCCCATTTGGCACTGAAGCTAAATACCTGCCATCCAAACTTGGACAATACTTTTGTAAGTACCAACGTTCCAAAACGCTGAGCAAACTTTTAAGTTCTGGTATGCCTGACtaaggggatgcggtggcactgcgggttaaaccactgagctgctgagcttgccgatcagaaggtcggcagttcgaatccgcgtgacggggtgagctcccgttgctagtcccagctcctgccaacctagcagttcgaaaacatgccaatgtgagtagattaataggtaccgcttcagcgggcaggtaacagcgttctgtgactgtcatgctggccacacgaccacggaagtgtctacggacaaacgccggctcttcggctttgaaacggagatgagcaccgccccctagagtcggacacaactggacttaatgtcaagggaaacctttacctttacctatgcctGACTAGGGATTttgacttttttcccctccttacaCATCATTCATAACCCAATTGCTTTATTTCAAAAAACTTCACAGTAAGAGAAGAATTGGTGCATAAGCAAATGATCAATAAACTCTGGTATATACATGCTTTCATTACTAAGGGTGATGTACTGCCATCACCATGTTGAAATTTCTCTGCTGGAAGTAACAGAGATGGTCCATGGATCTTGGCTTCTGAATCATTTGGCTCAGGCTAAAGGAACAAAACGTCAGTCTTGAACTGGAATCCAACACAAACTTAAATTGAACTAACCCTTTGCAAGTGCAGCGGGACTGATTTGTGAGCAAAACTGAGTGGGCTCTCCTTTAGAAGAAGTGATGGTTAGATCCAGGTGTATGAGAGAGAAATAACAAACACATATAACATCAGTGTAAATCTTGCTGGCTACAAAGCAAGGTGGAATACTTGCagataaaacattaaatatatacTGGTGCTTAAATTATGAAAAATGAAACTTAGCACAGCAGCATAAATGTTGATTTCTTCCAAAAGTTCTGGGTTCCAGTGCCAATAACCTATTCCCTTTGAAACAGATGCTTGTCACTTGTTTGCATCCAAAATATAGAATGTTTCACAAAGAATACCCCTGATTTTCCATCCAGCTCTCCACCTGCTTCAAGCACATGCTTTTCTGAAATCAAGCAACTCCCCAGCATAGATATCTGCATTTGCAATCTTGCCCATTCTGGTcactgtaaaatgtaaaatgctcACAGTAAAATGCCAAGACCCTTGGGGAAAAGCTTGTTTTATAAGCCAATATGGGAGCTGCTCTCTGGAGTGCTTAGGTGATTAGCAACCGTCTTGCTTGTCATAACCATGGCAGGGTAGAATTTttgtgccattttaaaaatacaattggaGAGGTAAATAAAAAATGTAACCCCCCTCCGTCAAGGCTCCCAGACATGATATTACAAACTACAGTGCTTGAGTTCACATGTCACACTGAGTTCCAAACAAGCCACCTTATGGTTAGCACAGTGTGAATAGCTAATCTCTTGTGAGATTTTAACAAGTTAGGCCAGTTTGGACTAATTTGGTCTTTCCCAGTCTGATTTCCTCCAGATGCACTAGCCTTCTCCTGCCGTAATTCTACACCCAAGCCCATGCTGGCCAGAGTTATGAGAGTTAAAGCCCTGTGCATGGAGGGACAGACCTGGCCAATTTTAATTCAAGAGTTACCCCACTACTATAGCCTCAAACCCACAGATTACTTCCTGGAACCAGGCAGACAAACGAGATTCCTCACCCTTCCTTTAAACTTGTATTATTCTTTCTGATAATTAGTTCAGATCTAAAAGATCTGAAGGTCTATTACCTGACTGCTGCATTTAAGCAGTGAAGAGATAAGAAAATGTTTTAGTACATGGTCTAGTAATGACCACCGACTTGGACAACTTTTAGAAGATATTAGATGAATACATAGCTAcataacatcagagctctctgtccagaagagtgcagtgctaaggAACAGCTAAGacactgcgcagaaccctcaaactcccaggcctctggtggaggacccgaggctgaggaagacacacaccgcCCATAGGGGTGAGCagggaattttctttctttctatctatctatctatctatctatctatctatctatctatctatctatctatctatctatctatctacctacctacctacctacctacctacctacctacctacctacctacctaccttaaataccccattcccactgcattcagattatattatattatattatattatattatattatatttatatcatatcatatcatatcatatcatatcatatcatatcatatccaATTCTCACTTCCCTATAATGAAGTGGATGGAAGAACACTGAACATTCTGTTAAGGCACACAAATTAACCATCATATTCTACTTTCTTTCTGTGTAGCTTCCATTTTTCCCATCAAACATAACTTTTGTTGCTCAATTTTCAGATTCATATTTGTTGCATTGTATCCTTTCTTCATCTACTTCCACAACCATTTTTTATATCAtaatcactctgcattttctctacCTCTTTTAATCTGGACCATTCCTAGCTCTTATATTCTTTGCAACCCCTTTTCTTTCTAAACACATTGTTACATTGctctctcatcctcattttttgttcattcacagcctctttcatttcatcgttccaccaagcatcctttttcatacttcttgTTAGTGTAACACCACATACAGTACTTTTATAGCACAgaatataattctttttacttTGCTCCAGCAGCCTTACAACTACTTTCCATGCTTTCTATTGGGTGATTAATCTATtaaataatactttttcatacagaatACAGGATTTGTACTCTctcattttgtatttgttttacttccactctttttttctttcagttctttccttTTGCCCATTACTAAGAAATTATCTGTTTTAAGCTCCCACATGTTTCAAGATGTTACAACCATAACTACAATATCTTTCAGGACCTGtaatacataatttttattttattttattttatttcaggattGAGCTCTGGAACTTTGGAGTGAAAGTCTGCCTAATAGAGCCAGGTTACTTCCAAACTGCAGTCACCAATGATAAAATCTTGCTTGAGAACTTTAGGGAAATCTGGGAGCATCTTCCAAAGGAAATCAAGCAAGCATATGGAGAGTCTTATTATAAGGAAAGTGAGTGTGATTCTCCTATTTTCTCAAAATCTGCTGTCACGTAATACTGAGCCCAGGACTTTTGCTGAACTGTAGAGGGCTGACGGTGTTTCTtgacatgagagagagagatgggcagcCTGGTCCTGTGGCGGTTAACTTGAATGTTAAGTTTGCTTCTCCCTTAAATGGGACTTTAATCCAAGTAGGTCTATCAAAAAAACTTAAGAAACTTATTTCCTCCgccaggaaacaaatataattctaTTAAATTTAGTCATCAAAATGGATAGAAATTCTGCCTAGTCAGTCATTCCTCCATTCACATGGAAGACCATGGGAGCTGAGCAGAAAAAACGAAGCCCTCAGACTTCCCTTAACACCAGTCATTACCTGTTCTATACAATATATGTGGGTTTATGTATATGTGGGCTTCACAAAATCCTGTTGGAAACTACCTGAAGAATTTCATGCCTATCCTTGCAATTATAAGGGTTAGAAACTTGAAACAAATATTGTAATGCTCAGAACGAAGGACGCAACTATTAACTTTATTCATCTGGATTCCAGAATAAACCTGCTGTCCTCAATGTCCATAATATTAAGGAAAAAATTATAAGAAAGAAGAACATAGtaattatatgatttatatatgtAGCATATGAAACTGACTCAAACTTCAGGAAATCTAATTCCATGGAAACTGTTTTGCTGGTATAAATGTCTGTATCTCTTTGCCACCTGTGCCTTGCTTCTGTCTCATGTGTCAGAAATGGCAACTGTAGTTTTAGAATGTTTGACTTTTGTTTTCTAATAACTGATTTATATAAACTGAACTGTCCTAGCTTCCTTCAGGAATTCCTGGGGGTTGGGGAACACACCAATTGCTAAGCTGCTTTGGGCTTAGTGTGTGCCTGGGTGGGAGATGCTTAGAACCTACCCTGTAAATTGGTTGAAAGAGATCAGTCTTCTTGGAGCCAACCCACTTGGTGCAGTGAGTCACACATCTACAGGATGTCTTCTACATGTTCAAATTATGCTGTTGACCCGAGCATTATTTCTGGATGAAAGCATGCTTACCACATTGATTTTTATAAACGGAAGCCACGCTTCTTGGATGTTAATTTCAGGCACCTAAATTTGTCATGGCCAAAATTTGTGGTTGGAAAGAATAGATATGGCCTGGGTCATTTGTATACAGGAGTGTTAAATGCGAGCTTGGGATGGTATTAATTTACAGTTTGTGAAGAGCAGCTGtattcttacttctttttttctttctctgtagtgCTCAAAGGAACATCTAGGATGCAAGCCAACTGTTCTCCTAATCTTTCTCTGGTTACCAACTGCATGGAACATGCACTGACTGCTGTGCGTCCTCGCTTCCGCTACACAGCTGGCTGGGATGCAAAACTCTTTTACCTCCCTATAAGCTATATGCCAACATGGGTATTCGATCTAATATTCTTGAAGTCTTACCCCAAACCAGAACAGAGCATTTAAGGTGGAGGGATGTTAGATTCCAAGAGGGAAGTTTGACAGTGATGGGGTGGGCCTGGAAACCTATTGATTTTAAGACCTTTCATTCTTATGTGGGTTTTTATATGCTCTTCTTCCTTTTATTGTATGATTCTTGTTTCCAGAATATATCCTAAATTATCTTTCACTACATCAGACCAGTTTCCTTGTTACTTAGCTATGTGTACATACAGTACCTGTGTTCCCCCCATCTACCTCTTCCATCAGGTATAGAAGTGATGCTCTCCTAGGCTTTGACTCTAAAGTATTATCAAGGCAAGAACATACAAAGTTTTCCTATATCAAATAGGACCACCGTTCTATCCAACTTGGCATATTTTCTTGGCTCTCTAAGGTCCTGGTGATTGGGGACAAGGACGATTGTACCTCCAAATGTCTGCCACTGAGCTATGGCTGGGAGCTGCTATAGCTGCACAATGATAGAACATAGAGCCAATTATTCAGGACTGGTTCAAAGACTGCAGATGCTTCCAGGCAGATAAGCCAAATAGCCTATAGCCAGATGGTCCTCCTGGCTGCATTCTGTTAATTGAGGAACCAATCCACAAGGAAAACCTGCTTTCTGAATATACTGGGCACACTTGGGACATTTTTACACTTTTGCACATTTTTACTCCCTTTGTTTTGTACTACAGGTTTATTCCCACACTCCCCATAATAATTTGTTCTGCCAGAGCCCTTGTGAAagccacctttattatttgttgCTTAGCCTATTAGTAACTCTTTCAGGGTTACTTTTTAATGCAGATCACCGTAAGTCCTAACCAAATTAATATTGTTTGCGCCATTTAATAATCTGTCTTTTGTCTATGCTGTTTAAATCACAAAATTAATActatattttatctttgtttttaaatggtaataaaaaaactCATGGTAACCACCCATCGTGGAATAAAGCAGAAGAATTAAGTTGATTTGACACATGTGGGCCTATAAGTCTCCTCCTTTGAAACTGAAGTAATCCGAAAACTTGAAGAATTATAacaatccaggaaaaaaagggaggggaggaaaatacAGAGCTAGTTTTTAAGCCATGCCTGCACTAGGCTATACGGTAGCTGTAAATGGAGTGTTCTGGATGTCTGAAGACATACAAAATGGGCCATATCAAAAGTTGTGCTAGGTTGCAACAGGGACTCTCCAAAACcatttgggaagaggggaaagagCAAATAATTGTTCCTCTTTTATGGAAGTCTAAAAtctatcaaaacaaaaacatgaggGTTAGAAAAGAACCAAAAACTGGAGTTCTTTGATATCCATTAAACAGGTAGGTGTCAGTGATTTAAAAGCCATCTTCCCACAATTGGGAAGATCTTAGCATTCTCAATCAATGTGGTGACCGTGCAGACTAGTGATAATGGGACTTGTGGTCCAAAATATTTAGCAGATACCAGGATAGATGAAGGTTCTAGTTAAATTTGTGTATTTGGAAATCCTAAAAGCATATCATAAAATCTCACACCAAAGAGGCCAGGAATTAGGAGCATATCAATtaaggcaggacccatttgattggtctgcccccagcaactgatggagaTCTGCTGCatagtccagcggaggccctggctgctgcctggaatagggaggtggctggggccttggacaggatcacgcttgtgcgacctctcttgtcccatcgaacccaacactccctgtggtttatggaggagttgagggttctgaagagggttaagagatgtctagagtgcctctggaggaagacaaagactgaatccaaccgagcacaagctagagctgctgttaaggccaccttgtggcagtaagagcggcaaaacatcagtatttctccgctcttactgcatctgcagaaggccgcccagtggccctgttcaagatcacctgatcccttttggggaaaggttgTTCAGAAAtctacctacagggccatgctgaggagttttctgggaaTCTCAGGGTAAAATCGCTTGAatttgttccaagttggactccaagtgtgagacatGGTCTGTGTAGATGCCTGGGGAACGCACTTACCcatttatctgggaatggtttgatcctgttgagcccgaggaagtggacaggatcctctagactgcaaatgccaccacttgccaattagatccatgtccctcctggctggtgaaggtagcttgggaggtgacgcgtggttgggtccagacaatggtaaatacatccttgagagagggggtgtttccggctccctttaaggaagtgctggtgcgccccctcctcaagaaaccatcattggGCCTACtgcactggacaatttttgtccagtctcccacctcccctttttggggaaggtggttgagaaagtggtggagttgcagctccagaggattctggatgaaacagattatctagacccctttcagtcaggtttcaggcccgggtatgggatggaaacagcattggtcacacttatggatctctggtgggagtgggatgggggcagtgcatctatcctggctcttgacctctcagcgactTATaccaataccatcaaccatggtatccttttggggcaactcggagttgggggtgggtggcatggttctgcccttgttcacctccttcctctggggccagtcTCAGTcatgatagggagcgagagatccagcctgcggcccctcctttatggggtgccacagggttcggcgctctctccgctccttttttaacatcaacatgaaaccgctgggtgagatcatccatcaccatgggatgaggtatcatcaatatgctgatgataattatACAGtgccatcccaggtgaagtaagtgatgccgtgaccaccctctcccggtgcctggggactgtgggggtctggatggggaacaacaggcttcagctgaaccctggtaagacagagtagctgtgggttaatggctccttggtatccaggaatttgccatctttagttctggatgggcgCCAggtacaccctttcctggattaagAGGCCCTTTGAAaggtcattcatgccttggtcatctcccatatagactattgcaatgtgctctacatggggctacctttgaagagtatccggaagctacaaatggtccagaatgcagctgcgcgggcaattctaggtgcttcaagatcagcacacataacacctttccTGTGCGAgttgcattgggttccagtttgcttccgggtccaattcaaggtgttggttattacctttaaagccctacatggcatgggtccaggctacctgagggaccatctcatccccattgcatcgatgcaccccacccagtcatgcagagaaagcatgttacagaccctgtctgtaagagaattccatctggtggagtccaggaagtgggccttctctgcagcagctcctgccctctggaacattctcccccccggaggtgaggcaagccccctctctcctggacttccataaaaaactgaagacctggttttgccatcgcgcctggggcagggaggggaatagtcattcttgtggatggctagcaccctagaataGCCCATTATATATTAATGAACTGAAGAACCTTActaccatctggattttatttcattttatatttatatcttccaTTTATATCTAtagttaatgtattatttatagtttgtactgaattttaaattttatttctattgtaaactgcccagagtgcctccttcggggggagatgggcagtgataaaaatttgacaaataaataaataacgtaaAAACAAGTGACAAAAATGAATTATTCCCAGAAAGGGCTTTTGAAGCTAAGTCCTCTTCATTTTATAGAACTTGTGAGATTGATTCAGATTTGTGGAGAAGCAATCTGATTAACTACAGCTTCAACCAGCATGGACAGTGGTGAAAGATGTTGAGAGCTgcagtttagcaacatctggaaagccattaATTCTCCATCCTTTTGGTAAACCCTCCTTTGCTAGGGCAGTTAGTTCTTGATGAGACCATACATTGCCAAAGACATCAAtgctttttataattttctttcattcttagtATGTTACATTGTAAATCACTGTGAtggataaaatgaataaaatgatggGCTGCCTTATGCATCACTTTTTTTAAGCTAATGGGAATTTTGAGAGAATGCAGGAAATGCTCTCAGAAAATGGCCATCATTATTGGCTAtcaaaatgggcacagaaattAGAAAACAAGATGTTGCCACATTAGCCCCATCTTACCTTTTCCTCTCCCGCCCCCTTGCATGTGAGCACACTTTCGAAGAAAATAATCTGGGAAAGGATCCTGGCAGAGGCCAAGGGAGATACATGTGGACAAACTGAGTACCAAAGATCATCTTGTTGCCTACACCAACAATAATTTACCATTTTTCATGCCATATACCTTGTCCTCTTTTGGCATGTATGACATATATGCCTGGAAGTTTAGGGAAATCTCAAATCATGTTGAACTTTTTGTGGCATCATGGAAAATACAATCCTGTTCTTTCCAAGATACTGCCAGGTATTGTATACATCTACAATCCCTAGCCCCTTCAGTCACTATGGGAGATTATGGGTCCTGTATAGAGGATGCTAGATTGTGAAAGGCTGAAACAAGTCCACGTAAGAAATCCGTTTAGCAATTCCAACTATTGATAGTTACTGAGATATAGTCGATTTGCACAGTAAAGCAAGGAGCAGGGGTAAACCTGTATAGAAGAGGAATCCCAATGTTTATAAGCCTTCTCACTGATGATTGCTACCACAATTAAACTAAAGGAAGTTTCTCCCATGGACACATCACAACACATAAGAAGTCCCATCTGCCTGATCTGTGAAAAGACCTGTAATAAAATGTTGCTTAAAGAATGGACTTGAGagagagtttggtgtagtggttaaggcaccaggctagaaactgggaacctgtgagttctagtcccaccttaggcacaaagccagctgggtgcccttgggccagtcactctctctcaaccctaggaagaggcaatggcaaaccacttcgaaaatcttgccaagaaaactgcagggacttgtccaggcagtctctgagaatggacatgattgaatgaattaaaaaaaaaaagaatggtctAGTCTTGAAGCATTATTACCTCCAAGACATCAGCTGGTCAGAATGGTATCTTTGCACTCTTTGCTGCACCTTAAATTTGCCTGTTATCTGTTTCCTTTTGCATGCTCTTTTCCAAATTGGTCCAAGGCTGTCAAACAGCCCTGGGCTTCCCTGAAGATTGCCTTCATTTTCCAGAGCAGGTTAACCCTCCTGAGACAGTGCTCAGCTGGAATAAATCCATTTAGGGATCATTGTGTCCTGTTCACTGTAGCACAAAGAGGTCCTAATAACCATTTTTGGAGGACATAGCCTCATGAAATCAACTTCAACTTACCCCCTACCTATCCACAAAGGCAGCTTAAATTTGCATTTAGCTGTTCCACTTTTAAAAtagcattctcttcttctctgctTCTAACACAATTTCTTGCTGTAGATATCATCTGCAGTGCTTTGGTGATGACGTTGGAGATGCACAGCCAGGGTCTGGGATGTGCCCAGCTCCTGTTGGCTCCTTTAGGCTGCCATAGACTTGTCCTGTCCTGTCTGGTGGCCAGGCACTGTCTTCCAGGGACACTTTGATTTGGCTGCCTAAAAAAATTGGACACCTGGCCCCTGCAGATGCATCTGCTTGGATAATATTTGACCAGGCCTCTTTTATACAGGGATTTAGTGCAGATATGTACTAAGCAAGAAGCACCGAGAAATGCCTCcattaaataaaagtattttgcCCACCTTTGGAAAGGCGAAGGTGTTTATTGTATGGCAGGCTGATCTCCCTTTTATAAACTGGGCTGCCTGGAACGAAAAGGGGAATTCACAGCATAGTACCAGGGAGACATACAGGGTTTATAAATGCATCACTCATACCATACTCTTTCAAATGGCTGCTCCAGCTGCACCAGTGGAATGGCAGCCTCAGGACACATCAAGCCAGGAATCctctgaggctgatcaaacacaggcagcATCAGAACAACTGGAGCAATCACAGCCTCCGAGTGCTTGGATTTGGCCGAGAGCAGAGCAAAAATGCTCagtgaggctccttgccaagcaagggcaTGCTTGCCTTAACTAAAACAGTTGGCTACAATCTTAAGAGGCAGCTATGACCCACATTTCCTTGTTGGAAACAACCACCTGATTTCATGTGCCTGCGGTGTCATTGCCCTCAGTTTGTGTAAGAAACCTGAAACTCTGACCCTTGGACTGGCTGCTGAACCTTGcttggctctctgaacttggACTGAATCTTGGCTACTCTTCTGCAAGTTCCCGTAGGAAGCAAAACTACTCAGGGAAGCCTTATCTTCATAGACTCTGATTGATGTACCTTTGCTTCTCTGCAGTTGGTCTGCTTGGCCTGGCCTTGAAGAGATTGCTTACTAGTAAGTTGCAATTACCTAGCAACTGTGTGTGCTTGAAACTTGGAACAGGATAGACATGCAAGTGCTAGGAAACCACTTGATACAGTCTGGTGTGGTGAAATGGTTAAAATGCCCCCACTTGACTATAGaattcactgagtgactttgggtcaatccCATTCTCTCAACCCAATTgatttcacagggttgttgtaaaaATAAAACCAGGGGTGACCCCAGGTATATTTCCTAGGGCTTCTTAGTGGTAAGGCAGGATATATGGGGCTGCCAtggaagagcattcggaagcttcaactggtgcagaatgcagctgcacgagtagtaaatggtgtcggatactcgacacacgtaacaccactgctacgtgagctgcattggctgccagtgtgcttccgggtgcaattcaaggtgctggttgtcacctttaaagcccttcatggcttgggaccgggttacctaaggggccgtcttctcccagttgtttctacctgtccaattcgatctggcaggttgggtatgctacgggtcccgtcagccagggagtgtcagttggcaggaactagaaggcgtgccttctcttccgtagcacctgccctctggaacatcctccctccagaaattaggttgtccctgaccctgttggccatagtaaggccgtgaagacctggctatgtgcccgggcctggggccccgagtgtatGAATGGTCTTGTTTCTTGGTTAttttaacatccatacattgtttacttggtagccatgtatattgattttgtgttttaattgttttaattgttttaattgaaattgttttaactgttttatcgttgtaagccacccagagttacttgctgagatgggcagctataaaaatcaaatgaatgaatgaataaataaatataaatgaaaaagccAGGCACCCACCAACCCTTTTTGGCCAATTCCACATGTGAAATTCTGAGAACAGGTCATGGGAATAGCTGATCAGAAAATACCCACAAGGGAAGCAAAGCGTTGGGCAATAGCTACACCCCATTTTACTTTCTAAAACTGTCTATGGTCTGTGTAGCCCAGGGCattattagaaacatttgcaactagtgctttcatttaaaaaaaaaccctgttaaaattaaatgtatttattaataaattcattcatttttaaaattaaatgtgtcccccccccaaaaaaaaaattagggcagAGAGCCAGGGGTCGCTAAAGAATAAATCAATGGGACTTTGTCACTGCCATGCTGGAGACCCCTGGAGAAAAGCAATTTCAGAATGGGATGGAAATTTATTCAGATAGCTTTAAGTAAAGTCACACCCTTTAGCTAAATCCAGGTCTCGGAGTCTTTGGTGTATAGCCCTATGAAGGGGCTTTAATCAAAGCAGAGttgatatttcatttcatttgatttgtgtatttttttaattgaccCTCTCCCCATATTTTCCACCTAAAGCATCTATAGAAAGAAGCCATTTTTGAAGATATTGATAAGGCAGTGGAAGTTGCCATTGACGCCTTCTGCAAACGCATTGATTGCCCTTGGAATTGGTGCATTCCATGTTGCTCCCATGCTGAAAACATTCTTATGGAATGAGAAACCTTCAAGGGGCTGAAGCCTGTAGTGGGCCAAATCTAAATCATAATCTCAGCTCCAGAGTCCCTAAAAGTCCAATGTAGCTGCCTATGGACCAGCAATAGCATCGCTCTAATGGACCAGCACCTCCATTCTGTTGCTGCCTTTCTTCCTGCAGACAGGAGCTGTGCCTTGCTTCTCATCTGTCTTCACAAGTGTGACAGTGATGTTACTTTGTTTAAACTTTACCAGAAATCTGTAAGAGATCAAATCAAAGGTcagctaaacaaaacaaaacaacacaatcCTTGTTTTAACTTTGCTCCACAACTTGCCTGTTGGGTGGAGGCTTCCATGCAGTGTTTCATCAAAAGCCTGCATACAAGTGTTGGGAGTAGGACTACAGTATAAGGCAGGCTTAATTTTAGGAtttgagccagtttgatgtagtggttaaggtaccaggctagaaaccgggagactgtgaattctagtcccgcctagggcacaaagccacctggatgATCTTGAGCCAGTTACTATCTcttagccctaagaaggaggcaagagcacaccacttccgaaatcttgtcaagaaaactgcaagggcttgtccaggcagttgccaggagtcaagagtga
This window contains:
- the LOC134490664 gene encoding retinol dehydrogenase 16-like — its product is MWVFYVAALLGFYFLLRWYREKQILMNLTEKHVFITGCDSGFGNLLARQLDAKGFRVLAGCLAQQGAEKLKEATSERLQTVLIDVNSTESVGKATEWVKGQVGDKGLWGLVNNAGVSIPTAPNEWLTKEDFKKIIDINLLGVIDVTIQMLPLLRRAKGRIVNVSSVMGRLSFFGGGYCPSKFGVEAFSDSLRIELWNFGVKVCLIEPGYFQTAVTNDKILLENFREIWEHLPKEIKQAYGESYYKEMLKGTSRMQANCSPNLSLVTNCMEHALTAVRPRFRYTAGWDAKLFYLPISYMPTWVFDLIFLKSYPKPEQSI